The genomic DNA CATTCGGCAAGGATTCGGGCATCGGTCAGGCGTCCAGTCCCGTCGGAGCCAATTCCTCGGCCAGCGCCTCCGCCCGGGTCAGCGCCCGGCGCAGGTGCTCCACCATGGCGGCGGCTATGTCGGTCGGGTCCTCCAAAGAGTCTTCGCCCGCTTCTTCAGCGCCGCGCAGCCACGCAATGTCCAAATTGTCCTGCCGGTCCGCGATGGCAGCCCGGCTGAAGCAGCGGAACCGCCCTTCCTCTCCCTGGTCCTGGCGCGGCGCCTTGCCGAGCGGGTCGTCGCCGAACGCTGCTTCGAAAGCGGCGAAGTCCTCGCGGGTCAGCGGGCGGGTTTTGCCGAACGGCGCCTGTCCGGTGCGCATGTCGTAGATCCAGACGTCGCGCGTGTTGCCATGGTTGCTCCGGCCGCGGGTGAAGAACAGCACGTTGGTCTTCACGCCGCCCGCGTAGAAGATGCCGGTCGGCAGGCGGAGGATGGTGTGCAGGTCGCACATCGCCATGAGTTGCTGGCGGACGGCGCGGCCCGTGTTGTCCTCGAATAGCACGTTGTCCGGCACCACGACGGCCGCCCGGCCGCCCGGGGCGAGGTTGCGATAGACGTGCTCCACGAAGGCCAGTTGCTTGTTGGAGGAGCCACGCGTCTCCACGAAGCTCGCCCGGTTCGGGCGCTCGCCGCCGCGCTTGGTGCCGAAGGGCGGGTTGGTGACGATCAGGTCCGCCCGGGACAGCGCCTCGCCGTCGGAGGAGAGCGTGTCGCCCATGCGCACCCGGCCTTCGATGCCGTGCAGCATCAGGTTCATGAGGCAGAGCCGGTGCGTGTCGTGCACCAGTTCCAGGCCGGTGAAGGCGTCCTGGCGCTGGAAGGTGCGGTCGGCCTCGCTCAGGCTGTAGAGGTCATCCGTCTGCTGCTTGACGTAGTGGTCGCAGGCCACCAGGAAGCCACCGGTCCCGGCCGCCGGATCCTGGATCACCTCGCCCGGCTGGGGCTTCACCAGATGGATGATGCTGTCGATCAGCGGCCGGGGGGTGAAATACTGCCCGGCGCCGCTTTTCTTCTCGGCGGCGTTGCGTTCCAGCAGGTCCTCGTAGAGGTCGCCCAAGCCCTCCTCGCGGGCGCTGAACCAGTCCAACCTGTCGATGGCCTCGGTCAGGGCCTTGAGGTTGGCGGGCTTGCGGAGCTTGGTCTGCGCGTCGGCGAAGATGTCGGCGAGCAGGCCGCGCCGGGTCTCGGAGAGCTTCAGCAGGATGGCGCGGTAGAGGTCGAGTTGGGTCTGTCCGACGGCCTCGGCGAGCGGCGCCCACCGGCAGTCCTTCGGGATGGATTTCTCCATCCCGGTCTCCTGCGCCATCTTGAGGAACAGCAGATAGGTGAGTTCCGTCACGTAATCCTGGTAGGTGACACCGTCGCCGCGGAGGACGCTGCACAACTGCCAGAGCTTGGCGCCAATATCCTTGACCGTCCGTCCTTGCGTCAACTCGCCTGTCTCCAGATTTCCTCGTTCAGGTCGCCCAGGATCTCACCCAGGCGCCCGCCGAAGCGGCGGTTGAGCCCTTCGAAGCCGCCCACGTCAACCTTGAACTGGCCGGTGTCCAGGGCCTCGCGGTCCACCACGGTTTCCCGCTCGATTTCCTCGCCCAGGCGGCGAAGCCAGCGTTGCTGGATCGGCGTCCACGTCTCCCGGTCAAGGATGGTCTTGAGGGCGCGCCGGACCCGGTCGGCGTAGGGCACCAGCGGGTCACCGAGGGCGGCCTGACGGACGTAGCCGATGATCGAGGCGGCGATATCGGCGCTGCCCGCCTGCTCCCAGGCCCGGCGGACCTGAGCTTCCGGATAGCCGCTGTCGTCCAGCGCCCGGCGCAGGCTGATCAGGGTGGCGCGGTCGAGGTCGCGCGGGCGCTGCACCACCACGGCCAGGGCGGCGATGCGGTTGAGGTTGGTGCGGACGAAGGCGGCGAAGGCGTCGATATAGTCCTCCGGTCGGGTGATGCTGCCATCCTTCCCATAGCCCCGGGTGACGGAGCGGATGGCGTCCGGGTGGTTCGAGACCGGCAGGGGCGGCGCCGTCCCGCGGGCCGGGTTCCAGTCCAGGATGGCGCCGAGATCCGCCGGACGGTCCCGCAGCCAGGCGGCGACGTCTCCGGGGGGCGCGTGGTCGAGCCGGTGCAAGGTTTCCTCCGGCGTCTCCCCGGCCTGCTGCCGCCACAGGTCGCGGGCCGCCGGGGCGAGGTTGCGCAGGCGGCGGCGCAGCTTGACGCGGATCTGCTCGGCAAGGATTTCGCGATGGCTGTCCTTCCCGGCCGCCGCCAATTCCTGCAACAGGGTCTCGAAGGAGAACACCGGGGCGACGCCGACCGGCTTCATGTCGGAGAGGCGCGACAGGGTGGGGTAGAGGTCCACCGCGTCGAAGATGCGGAAGGTTTCCTTGGCGATCTCCGGGCATGGGCGGGTCGCCCGGCCGACCATCTGGTCATAGAGGATGCGGGAATTCACCCGCCGAAGGAAAACCAGGTTGGTGATGCGCGGGACGTCGATGCCGGTGGTCAGCAGGTCCACCGTCACGGCGATCTTCGGCAGGTCGTTGTTGCGGAAGGACAGGATCAGGTCGTCCACGCGGTCAATGTCGCCGGTGACGCGGCGGACGGCGCCGTCCGGCAGGGCGCCATAGGCGGCTTCCATGGCGCGCTTCACCTCGGTCACCACCAGGTCGGCATGGCGGCGGTTGACGGCGAAGATGAGGGTCTTGTCGGGGAGCGAGGGGTCGATCTGCCGCGCCAGTTCCTCGGCGACGGTCCGGTTGAAAGCCGTGGTGATGACCCGGCGGTTGAAGGATTCGACGTCGAAGTCCAGGTCGTCGGGCGCGTCGGCGGCGCGGAGTTCGCCGGTGGTAGGGTCGAACAGGTCCAGTTGCTCGCCGCGGCGCCAGTGGATGCCGTCCGCTGACAATTCCGTCTCGATGCGGATCGGCGGCTCCTGGTCGATCAGGAAGCGGTCGGCCACAGCCTGGCGGTAGCTGTATTCGAACACCGGGGCGCCGAAGATGTCCTTGGTGTGCAGCGCCGGAGTGGCGGTTAGGCCGATCTTCACCGCGTCGAAGTGCTCCAGGACGGCGCGGTATTTCGACTGGTAGTCCGCCTGGTCGCGGAACTCGATTTCCTCGCCGGTCATCTCCCGGTCGAGGAGATAGCCGCGATGGCACTCGTCCACCACCATCAGGTCGTATTGGTCCACCGGCGGGGCGGGGGCGTCGCCCGGGAACAGCACGCGGCGGACGAGTCCTTGGATGGTGCAGATGTGGACCTGGGTGCTGTCGTCCGGGGTGACGTGCTTCAGCCCCTTGATGCCAAAGGTCTCCGCGAAGGTGGTGGTGCTGACGATGCGGGTGTCGCCGAACTCGCGCTCGGCCTGATCGCCGAGCGTCCGCCGGTCCACCACGAAGCAGATCCGGCGGAACCGGCGGGCGTCCAGGAGCCGGGACAGGAGCGCGATGGCGAGCTTGGTCTTGCCGGTGCCGGTCGCCATGGCCAGCAGCATCGCCCGGCGCCCGGCGGCAAGCTCCTCCTCCACCTTGCGGATGGCGGCTTCCTGGTAGCGGCGAAGCTCGAAGCCGAAGTCGAACGGCTTCGCCCGGAGCGCGGCATCGGCGGCGGCGATGTCCTGGCCGAGCAGCGCGCGCAGACCGTCCGGGGAATACCAGCCGTCCAGGGCACGGGCGTGGTTGGTTCCGCGGCGGACGTCGCGGAACCAGATGCCGGACTCAGTCTCCATCTGCTTGAGGTACGGGCGGCCGTTGGCGGAGAAGACGAACGGCGCCCGGAAGTCATCCCACGGCCCACCAGCGGGGTCGGCGTCGGACGCCAGCCGGACGGTCCGGCTGTAGCGTTCCGCCTGGGGAAGGCAGGCCGCGACGGCCCGGTTGCGCTTCTTGGCCTCCACCATGCCAAGCAGGGTGGTGCCAAGGAAAAGCGCGTAGTCGGCCGGACCGGAATCGGTCGGCCATTCCGCAATCGCCATGGCGCGCCCGCGCGCCGGTCGGACACCGGCGGCGTGGCGCAGGGTGGCGCTGTCCACCTCCCACCCGGCGTCTCGAAGCTGCTGGTCGATGAGCGTGCGGGTGGCGGCCTCGTCCAGGGCGATGCCGCGATCGGCTTCGGTCGCCGCCTCGATCAGGGCTTCCACCCGTTCGGGGGGCGCCGCGGCGGCAGCCTGGGCGGCGGCAAGCTCGGCCGCCATCGCGGCGCGGTGCGCCTCGGCATCGGCGAGTTGGCGTTCCAGGGCTTCCCGCTGCCCGGCTTCCTGGCGACGCCGTTCCTCCGCGGAGAGGCGCGCGGCCTCCGCCGCCTCCTGGGCTTCGCGGGCGCGATCCACGCTGGACAGCGCCGCGGCGCGTTCCTCCCGGAGCCGGACGATTTCCTTGGCGAGCGCGGCGGCAACCCGCTCCGGGGCAGGGGGCGGGGCGAAGGGCGCTGGCTGGAACTGCGGTGCGCCGCCATAGGACCGATGGAACCACACGCCGAGTTGCCAAGCGAATTTGAGGCAGGAGAGCGCCGTCTCGTGGTCGCCGAAGCCCTCGTGCGCTGCCTTGTTGCCGAAGGTGCGAAGCTGGTGGAACAGGCGCGCGGCCTCCCGGGGGACGGCGCCCCGGTCTTCCAGGCGGCGGAGAAGATCAACCTGCCGCACGCCGTCCTCGGGCAGGTTTCGGGTACTTGCCGCCACGCGGCGCGCGAGTCCTTCGCCGAACAACCGCAGCTTGGTCAGCGCCGCGTTGGGGTCGGTGCGGAAATAGGTCTCGGCGAGGGCGGCAAGACGAACAAGCTGGATGTCGTGCCCCGCGAGAAAGCCGAAATTCTTGGATGGCGCTGCCGTGTCTTCGCTCATCCTGGCGCCCTTGCCGCTCCTCTTCAGTCGGGGGACCGACGATAGAAGCGGCAGGGCCGCTGCACAACTGAAGGCGCTGCCGGTCGTGGGACCGGCAGCCTGACGGTCCGGTCAGCGGTCGGCGTGGCGGCGCAGCGCCTCTGCCATGCGGTCGGCGTCGTCCTCGGCGAGCCACCGTATCAGGACGTCGGTGCCGTCCGGGAGGGTGGCCGACAGCCTGCCGGAGCGGACCGGCCCCGGGGCAAGGCGCTTGAGGACCGGCGCGGTCGCGCGGGGGCGCCGGATCAGGATCCAGCCGCGGGCGATGTGCTCCACGGCGCCGGAGCAGGTCCGGGAGAGGCTGGAGGGCTTTGGGCCGCTGAACCAATGGGGCCAGCGCACCCGGACGCCGTCGATGCGTTCGCCGACCATCAGGCCATCCCTCCCGCCGGGCAGGCCGCCGCGGCGAGGATGTCCGCAGCCAGGTCCACGGAGCGGACGCGGAGGTCGTCCAGGTGACGCCCCCGGAAGCAGCCGACCGGCAGCCAACGCTCGCCGCTATGGGAGAGGAGGCGAAGTTCGGCGCGCCAGCCGGTGCGGCCCATGGGCGCAATGTCAACAGACATGACATGCCCGGTCTCGGCGCGGAGGCGGATGTGTTCGTGAGTGAAGATACGCATGGAAGGTCGGACCTTTCCGTTGGTGGATAACCTACGGTCCGGCCAGCCGATGCAAGGGACAACGACGGCGCGAGCAAGATAAGGATGCCGCGCAAAAGGATTTCCTTTCGTCGGGCGATTTGCCGACTTTCTTGATCCAGGGAATCCGCGCCTGTCAGACTCGCAAAAGGTTGGTCTCGATTTCGGAGCGGACAAATGGGGCGGCTTCTCGGGTATGGGCGCGTGAGCACCGGCGATCAGGATCTCGCCCTTCAAGTGGATGCGCTCCGGGCCGCGGGGGTCACCGAGGAGAACCTGTTTACCGACGTG from Roseomonas gilardii includes the following:
- a CDS encoding N-6 DNA methylase, which encodes MTQGRTVKDIGAKLWQLCSVLRGDGVTYQDYVTELTYLLFLKMAQETGMEKSIPKDCRWAPLAEAVGQTQLDLYRAILLKLSETRRGLLADIFADAQTKLRKPANLKALTEAIDRLDWFSAREEGLGDLYEDLLERNAAEKKSGAGQYFTPRPLIDSIIHLVKPQPGEVIQDPAAGTGGFLVACDHYVKQQTDDLYSLSEADRTFQRQDAFTGLELVHDTHRLCLMNLMLHGIEGRVRMGDTLSSDGEALSRADLIVTNPPFGTKRGGERPNRASFVETRGSSNKQLAFVEHVYRNLAPGGRAAVVVPDNVLFEDNTGRAVRQQLMAMCDLHTILRLPTGIFYAGGVKTNVLFFTRGRSNHGNTRDVWIYDMRTGQAPFGKTRPLTREDFAAFEAAFGDDPLGKAPRQDQGEEGRFRCFSRAAIADRQDNLDIAWLRGAEEAGEDSLEDPTDIAAAMVEHLRRALTRAEALAEELAPTGLDA
- the hsdR gene encoding type I restriction-modification system endonuclease, which codes for MSEDTAAPSKNFGFLAGHDIQLVRLAALAETYFRTDPNAALTKLRLFGEGLARRVAASTRNLPEDGVRQVDLLRRLEDRGAVPREAARLFHQLRTFGNKAAHEGFGDHETALSCLKFAWQLGVWFHRSYGGAPQFQPAPFAPPPAPERVAAALAKEIVRLREERAAALSSVDRAREAQEAAEAARLSAEERRRQEAGQREALERQLADAEAHRAAMAAELAAAQAAAAAPPERVEALIEAATEADRGIALDEAATRTLIDQQLRDAGWEVDSATLRHAAGVRPARGRAMAIAEWPTDSGPADYALFLGTTLLGMVEAKKRNRAVAACLPQAERYSRTVRLASDADPAGGPWDDFRAPFVFSANGRPYLKQMETESGIWFRDVRRGTNHARALDGWYSPDGLRALLGQDIAAADAALRAKPFDFGFELRRYQEAAIRKVEEELAAGRRAMLLAMATGTGKTKLAIALLSRLLDARRFRRICFVVDRRTLGDQAEREFGDTRIVSTTTFAETFGIKGLKHVTPDDSTQVHICTIQGLVRRVLFPGDAPAPPVDQYDLMVVDECHRGYLLDREMTGEEIEFRDQADYQSKYRAVLEHFDAVKIGLTATPALHTKDIFGAPVFEYSYRQAVADRFLIDQEPPIRIETELSADGIHWRRGEQLDLFDPTTGELRAADAPDDLDFDVESFNRRVITTAFNRTVAEELARQIDPSLPDKTLIFAVNRRHADLVVTEVKRAMEAAYGALPDGAVRRVTGDIDRVDDLILSFRNNDLPKIAVTVDLLTTGIDVPRITNLVFLRRVNSRILYDQMVGRATRPCPEIAKETFRIFDAVDLYPTLSRLSDMKPVGVAPVFSFETLLQELAAAGKDSHREILAEQIRVKLRRRLRNLAPAARDLWRQQAGETPEETLHRLDHAPPGDVAAWLRDRPADLGAILDWNPARGTAPPLPVSNHPDAIRSVTRGYGKDGSITRPEDYIDAFAAFVRTNLNRIAALAVVVQRPRDLDRATLISLRRALDDSGYPEAQVRRAWEQAGSADIAASIIGYVRQAALGDPLVPYADRVRRALKTILDRETWTPIQQRWLRRLGEEIERETVVDREALDTGQFKVDVGGFEGLNRRFGGRLGEILGDLNEEIWRQAS